The stretch of DNA CAAGTAATCCACCAACAATACCTAAAATTAATAAATGCATTGAGTCAACTGCACCTGCAGCTGCACCGTCAGCACTTCCACCAGCAGACATTTAGATACCTCCAGTTAAAATAATACAAAAGATTCCAACAACAATAGATGCGATTGCACATGCAAGTGCTCCAGTTCCAATTCTTTTGAATTTTGGATCGTGCATACCTTCAATGGTACCACCGATGTTATAAGAAGCAATTACAGAGTTAATAAAGAACACACCTACACCTAAAATAGCAGCTAAACCAACAGCAGTAGCAGGGTCAAAAGAAGCTTTTACAGAATCATAAATACCGTAGTAGACTAATCCACCACCGAATCCACCAAGAAGTCCTCCAATAAGACCACTTACAAATGAAGTTACTGGTACACCGTGACCTTCGGTACCAGGGGTTTTGTATGCTTCTTGGTTACGTTTGGTAATCCAGTCAACAGGTACTTTGGATGCTGCAGGAACAATACCTACACCAAAGATGTAAATTAAGTTAGCAATGAGCATGGTAATACCCATCATGATCATAGCACCTATTGCTCCACCTATACCTACTATATAGAATGGTTCACCTGTCATAGTTGCAGCAGTAATAAGTCCTGTTAAACCAGCACCAGCAGCTAACATAGCAGTACCTGTACCTACACCAGTAGCTGTTGCCATAGCCGCAGGAGCTCCTCCTACAGGAATAAAGTGCACACCTGCACCAATCATAATACCGCCTATTGCGATGAATAAAATTAAACTAATTGGATCCATAATCGAAACCTCCTTATTCTTCCTCATATGGTCCATATTTGGTTCTTGCAAATACTTCTAAGTAGTTATCCATTATAACTAATAAGATAACAATGATAATACCTACAATAATACCACCATATACTCCAAATACTACTGTATTCCAGAAACTAAAGAATACAACGAGACCGAAACAGAAACCAGTTAATGGTCCACCAAATTTAGCACAGAAGTTTACTACATCCATAGAGTTTTTAGCACCCATTGGAGCTTTAGTAACAATATCCCCTTGAATAGCTACAGGGGTTCCTCCACCAAATTCAAATTTTTGATATTCACTTTCTGCACCATAGTGAACGTCCCCAGTTGAAGAACCGATAGCTCCAAGAGCAATACCCCAAAGCATTGCTAAGAGTGGTAATGGGAATACGTGTAATGCAGTACCATTAATTGGAATAGTCATTAAGTATGAAATTCCAACTATACAAAAAGTAGTTATAAATCCGTGACCTGCGATAGGTCCTAAAGATTGAGTTAAAACATCCATAAATAATGGTTGTTCGAATTGAGATTGTCCGACAATCCTTCCCATGTGGGATGTAACAGTATAAATAGCGTGAACAAAAGCAGCGATACAAGCACCAATTGCAATAGCTACGATAGGTAACATACCTAAAGACATAATGATGTATGCAACAGCACCAGCAACACCACACCAAACACCATAAGCGACTGGTTCACCAGAAGTCGCCTTGTTTATCATACGGTGTAAATGTCCCATTTGTGGAGCAAGTTGAACTTGGGAGTTAGGGTTACTTTGAGAACCAATATCAGATTCTAAGTCCTCTGCAGCCCCTCCAATAGTAGCAACTGCACCCATTAATGCAACTACACCTAATGTTACAGGGTCCATAATTTTTTTCCTCCATATTTTTTATTAAATTGATCATTTAATAAACGTGAAACAACCTTGATTTTTGTTCCTTACAAAAATCATTTATAATTGCAATAATGTCAAGTAATTATTGCTTAGTATATATTTCTTTAAATTATTAATATAAAAGCTTTGTGAATACTTATTTAGGTTCGCTTAAATTTTTATAAAAAAATAGATAGGTGAAAAGACACCTATCTATGTGTTTATCTATCTATTTTGCTGGAGTAATAGCAGTTCTTTCACCAGCAGGTTCGAATTCTCTTAATGCACCTTTAGCAAATTGAGCACGTACTTGACTGAAGTCGAAACATAAGTTTTTGTCAGCAAATGCGATTTTTACTAATGGGTTGAAAGCCCAAGCGTCTCCACGAGCGGAGTGAGGTGCTTGTGAGATACCAGCGTATTCACCTTGGTGTCCTACGTTCATTGCGTAGTTAGGGTAGTTAGGTCCTCTCATTTCGAGTGGTAAACCTTCATCGTTTCTGATGGAGAATACGTTAGCTGCACCACATTGATCTTGTAAATCGAAACCGTAGAATCCTAATCTGGAGTGTTGTTCTTTGTGTAAGTACATGGATAAGTACCATGCGCTTAAACCAGTTTGTGCATTACCAGTAGCGAATGCAGTGGAACAACCAGCAGCTGCGGAAATAACGGATGCTCTTTGAGATCCACCGAAGTGAGTTTCGAGTAAAGCTGGGTAAGATTCGTATTGTTCTAATGCGTAGAATGCTACTTCACTACCTACATCAAGAACAGTGTCCATGTTGTTAGGTGCGGAGCATAAGTCTCCGTATTTGTCTTCGACGTAGTCTTTACCGTAGTAGGTGAAGTCGTCTAATACGTTATCGGTGTATGCTGCGGTAGCATATTGGGTAAATCCTACACCACCAGACATGTAAGAACCTAACCAAATTTGGTCGTATAAAGCAGCACCTAAAGCTACTACTTCTAAGGTTGATCTTACAGGGTCATCTGGGTAAGCTCTGGAACCTTGACAGATATCTGCCATGAATCCGAATGGAACTCCACCAAGTTCGTTTTCTGCTCTTGCTCTTCTTACAGGTAAGTAAGTACCCATGTGAACAACTTCTGCGTGTTTGGATGCGTATGCGAAGTCACCAGTAGCTCCTTCACCAGCACATTGGTTGTATGCAGAAATCATTGACATACCAATTTGCATAGCAGACCATCTGGAGGTGTTACCACCGTCACAGACTCTTCCTACGATGGATGGGATTCTTACAGCTTGCCAAATAGCTCCTCCAACTTCAGCTTTTAAAGCTTCAGCTTGGTCTTCAGGGAACTCTTTGTTGATGTCTAATACGAATGCAGAGTCAATTTCGTCTGCTAATTCGTCGTCACCAGTAAATACTTTTACGTATGAGTCAGCTACTACTAATGGGTCAGTTTCTACCATGTGTTCTTGAACTACTGCTGCACCAGGCATAGCGTGGTTTACAGTTTCTAAGTAGTTTGTAATGGTTTCAGGAGTAACTTCAATACCTAATCTTTTTTCGAGAACGTTGTGTGCAGTGTTTAATCCTACAATTACAGTTCTTCTAATATCATCCCAAGCTTGTTGGATAGCTGCGTTGTTGATGTAGTGTAAATCGTCACCTTCAACGAAAGTATCGGTAGTGGATAATTGGTAGGACATTAAAGCTCTTTGACCTAAAGGAGAACCAATGTCTGGGTTGTACATTGGGATTCCTCTTTTTTCTGCAATTTCTTTACCTTCGTTTACGAATGCAGTTTTTCTTTCGGATTGGGTCCAACCACCCATGTTATAGAATTGGGTTGTTTTTTCGGTTGGATCTTCAACGAATTTCTTTTTCATTGCATCTAAGAATTTTTTATCAGCCATGTTAATCTACCATCCTGCTTCTGGATTGAATGCACCAAAGGATCTGGAAACGTGAATTCTTTGACAAACTTCCACAGCTTCTACGTCGTCTTTGTATGCTTCACCATCTATTCTGTAAATAGTGGTTTTTGCTCTTAAAGTTTCTTCGTCTAATGGTTCACCTAAAATTACAGGTTCGTCTAATTCTTTACCAATTTGGTCTTTTACCATTTCGACTTTACCGGTTTCTTTGTTGAATACTTGTCTTCTGAGCATGTCGAACATTAAACCGTTTTCATCTAATCTTAAGGAGTGACCGTGTACACTTCCACCTCTAATACCGGTTCTTGCGGTATCAAAGTATTCGGTTTCTAAGAGGTATTTGGAGATTCTTTCGATGTCTCTTTCTCTTGCTTCAACTACTTGTCTTCCGGATAATGTACCAGTATCGATTCCTCTAAATCTGCATAAGTAAGATCTAGCTCTGATGAAAGGTTGAGCTGGAGCGAAGTACATGGAGTCTACGAATTGGATGTATCTAATTCTGTCTCCTGCTTTTGCACCGTCGATTGGTGCTACTAATTCTCTTACACTGTCATCTGGCTCGTCCATTTCGTCTAATGGTGGGTGAACTGATTTGTATTCTTCACCTGGAGCTTTATGACCTAATATTTTTACTACGTCTTCGTCAGAAATTTCTCTTAACTTTTCTAACTCATATTCAGGGTTAGTGAAGTTTCTTCTGTTTTGAGCAACCTGAGAAGTACCTGGATAAATTTGTACCATAATTATGCATCTCCTAATGCTAATTTAACTTTTCTAATTATTTCATCTAATTTTTCTTGTGAAATTGTTTCACCACGGATAACTCCTGTAACAATATCATCAATAGTACCTTCGGTTTTAATATCTTCATCTGCAGGCATTACTTTGGAAGTTTTTACACCAATTTTAGCAAAATCTTCACAATCTACTGGTGATTCGCATATAATTATACAGTGTTTATTGACATTCCTTAGAATTAATCTTGCTTTGTAAATTAAATGATTTGCAACTCCTCCTAAATGAATCACAATTAGTTTAAAATTACGTAATTGTTCAACTTCTTTATCAGTGAGACCAAATAAGGTACCCCCTGCAGCAGGAGCGTCATGAGGAACACCAGCACCGGCATTTAAAACCATAGTACTTGTTAAAACATTTGCTTCACGTAATCCAAAAGTAATTTCGCAAACCGGCTTGGTAATGTGTCTGCGTCCTGGAGACATTGCTACTGCGCATACATCAGTACCGCATTCAGCGAAAGTGCCTCTTTGAGCAAGGCTTCCACCTTTACCCATACCACTTGCTTCCCTACAATCTACTACGTGAGTACAGCGTCCTATCATATTAATCTAAGTCATCCTTTTTAATAATTTTCACATGGTCATCAAATGATGAATATTGATCTGTCATTCCAATTAATTCATCTGGCAAATCTGAATTTCCATATTTAATCCTATCAGTAACAGTTTTTTCTTTTCTGATATAATTAGACCTATCTTGATTAATATCAAAACCATATGGAATGTAAGTTTCACAGATTTTTTCGATTTCCTTAATTGTTGATTCCATTGTTATTTCGAGGAATATTCTAGCAGTTTTAACTTGTAGAACAACATCCTCACCATTGATATTAATAACCCTACGTTCCCTGTATTTTGGAGGTAAAGTAGCTTCACCTTTTGGGAACCTTGGACCGTGGATAACAGTTCTTCTTACATCTTCTAGAGATTCTAGTTCATTCAACAACTTTTCTGTTGTATCACTTCCAAGAACTCTGTAAGGGAAAATCTCAATATCCATATTCTAACCTTCGAAAATTAGATATATTCAAATTAATTAGATGTCACCTTTAATTTCGTCAGCTGCAATTGCAACAGCGTTAATAGGTTCTCTGAATTCATCAATTTGACTGTATACTTCTTTAATTAAACCAGAAGTTGCTTCTGGTGAAAAGAGTTGTGTTCCTGCATCTAATGCCATAGCAGCAGCTACACAAGGGATACAGAATCCTTTACTGTGTCTAGTTACAACGTGGTTACCGTTGAAGAGACCAGGACCTCCACCACCGTAAATGGAGTGACTGAAGAAGGAGAATCCTACAGCTACACCTTCTGCTCTACCGAAGTCAAGACCAGGTAAACCAGTAGCGAATTCAAGGTTGTCGTTGAAGTATAATAAAGTAGATGGAATACCTTGAGCAGCACGAGCAGCACCTACGTTAACCATAGTAGCAGCTACAGCACCAGCAGCAGCATATGCGTTCCATTTAGCTGCGTCATCAGTGTTGTAAATAGCGAAATCGGTTAATTCTTTTTGAGGAGCAATTACGCCATCAGCTTCAGCACGTGCAATGGTTCCTTGTACAACACTACCAACAGTACCTTCTGCACCGTTTTCTTTTACTAAGTCATATACCATGTTATCAGCGTTTAAACCTTGGTAAGCTAAACCTAATAAGTGTAATCTTTCAAATGAACCTAAAGCATCAGCCATTTCAAACATTGCAGTTTGTTCGAAGATTGCGG from Methanobrevibacter sp. YE315 encodes:
- the mtrD gene encoding tetrahydromethanopterin S-methyltransferase subunit D → MDPISLILFIAIGGIMIGAGVHFIPVGGAPAAMATATGVGTGTAMLAAGAGLTGLITAATMTGEPFYIVGIGGAIGAMIMMGITMLIANLIYIFGVGIVPAASKVPVDWITKRNQEAYKTPGTEGHGVPVTSFVSGLIGGLLGGFGGGLVYYGIYDSVKASFDPATAVGLAAILGVGVFFINSVIASYNIGGTIEGMHDPKFKRIGTGALACAIASIVVGIFCIILTGGI
- the mtrE gene encoding tetrahydromethanopterin S-methyltransferase subunit E, translated to MDPVTLGVVALMGAVATIGGAAEDLESDIGSQSNPNSQVQLAPQMGHLHRMINKATSGEPVAYGVWCGVAGAVAYIIMSLGMLPIVAIAIGACIAAFVHAIYTVTSHMGRIVGQSQFEQPLFMDVLTQSLGPIAGHGFITTFCIVGISYLMTIPINGTALHVFPLPLLAMLWGIALGAIGSSTGDVHYGAESEYQKFEFGGGTPVAIQGDIVTKAPMGAKNSMDVVNFCAKFGGPLTGFCFGLVVFFSFWNTVVFGVYGGIIVGIIIVILLVIMDNYLEVFARTKYGPYEEE
- the mcrA gene encoding coenzyme-B sulfoethylthiotransferase subunit alpha, whose product is MADKKFLDAMKKKFVEDPTEKTTQFYNMGGWTQSERKTAFVNEGKEIAEKRGIPMYNPDIGSPLGQRALMSYQLSTTDTFVEGDDLHYINNAAIQQAWDDIRRTVIVGLNTAHNVLEKRLGIEVTPETITNYLETVNHAMPGAAVVQEHMVETDPLVVADSYVKVFTGDDELADEIDSAFVLDINKEFPEDQAEALKAEVGGAIWQAVRIPSIVGRVCDGGNTSRWSAMQIGMSMISAYNQCAGEGATGDFAYASKHAEVVHMGTYLPVRRARAENELGGVPFGFMADICQGSRAYPDDPVRSTLEVVALGAALYDQIWLGSYMSGGVGFTQYATAAYTDNVLDDFTYYGKDYVEDKYGDLCSAPNNMDTVLDVGSEVAFYALEQYESYPALLETHFGGSQRASVISAAAGCSTAFATGNAQTGLSAWYLSMYLHKEQHSRLGFYGFDLQDQCGAANVFSIRNDEGLPLEMRGPNYPNYAMNVGHQGEYAGISQAPHSARGDAWAFNPLVKIAFADKNLCFDFSQVRAQFAKGALREFEPAGERTAITPAK
- the mcrG gene encoding coenzyme-B sulfoethylthiotransferase subunit gamma — its product is MVQIYPGTSQVAQNRRNFTNPEYELEKLREISDEDVVKILGHKAPGEEYKSVHPPLDEMDEPDDSVRELVAPIDGAKAGDRIRYIQFVDSMYFAPAQPFIRARSYLCRFRGIDTGTLSGRQVVEARERDIERISKYLLETEYFDTARTGIRGGSVHGHSLRLDENGLMFDMLRRQVFNKETGKVEMVKDQIGKELDEPVILGEPLDEETLRAKTTIYRIDGEAYKDDVEAVEVCQRIHVSRSFGAFNPEAGW
- the mcrC gene encoding methyl-coenzyme M reductase I operon protein C — encoded protein: MIGRCTHVVDCREASGMGKGGSLAQRGTFAECGTDVCAVAMSPGRRHITKPVCEITFGLREANVLTSTMVLNAGAGVPHDAPAAGGTLFGLTDKEVEQLRNFKLIVIHLGGVANHLIYKARLILRNVNKHCIIICESPVDCEDFAKIGVKTSKVMPADEDIKTEGTIDDIVTGVIRGETISQEKLDEIIRKVKLALGDA
- the mcrD gene encoding methyl-coenzyme M reductase operon protein D, whose translation is MDIEIFPYRVLGSDTTEKLLNELESLEDVRRTVIHGPRFPKGEATLPPKYRERRVININGEDVVLQVKTARIFLEITMESTIKEIEKICETYIPYGFDINQDRSNYIRKEKTVTDRIKYGNSDLPDELIGMTDQYSSFDDHVKIIKKDDLD
- the mcrB gene encoding coenzyme-B sulfoethylthiotransferase subunit beta, producing the protein MAKFDDKIDLFDDRGNEIASDVPIEAISPLRNPAIQKIVKGVKRTVAVNLEGLEKSVKTGAVGGDKSRILGRELDLAIVDNAEAIADKMKGIIQVSEDDDTVVTPISGGKRLLVQVPTKRIDVGAEYSAAPLSTASALVQSVIDICDVDIYDANFVKAAVLGRYPQSVDYKGSNIATMLDIPQKLEGAGYGLRNVKANDFAAATLKNTFQATALSAIFEQTAMFEMADALGSFERLHLLGLAYQGLNADNMVYDLVKENGAEGTVGSVVQGTIARAEADGVIAPQKELTDFAIYNTDDAAKWNAYAAAGAVAATMVNVGAARAAQGIPSTLLYFNDNLEFATGLPGLDFGRAEGVAVGFSFFSHSIYGGGGPGLFNGNHVVTRHSKGFCIPCVAAAMALDAGTQLFSPEATSGLIKEVYSQIDEFREPINAVAIAADEIKGDI